One Rhizobium binae genomic window, GTTCAACGACGACAGTAAATGCGGTTTTGCAGAGCATCCAAGGATTCTTCTTGTACTGGTCGAGGTATCGTCCACAGTATCCGGGGCGGTCGACAGTGCACGCGATACCGACCACGGGCGCCTCTCGCATCAGAATGTAAAGTTCCTCGTAGAATGCTCTCAGTTTGTCCTTCTCCCAACCCCGTAGCAAATCGAAGTTCTCGTTCTGCGATCTGATTTCCGAGGAGTGCAAGGGCGCGGTGATTTCCCATTTCGCACAGAACTCTGCGTGAAGGTCTCGGGCATTTTCCTCTGCGTCACTTCGAACCAGGATTCCACCGAGTGCGAACCAGTCGTACCCGTGCGCCGCTTTCTTCCCGACCTTGTGGGTGGGATGTCTAGTACCGGAATCGTCGAGGTAGAGGTTCAAGGTGACAGGCAAGGCAATCTCTCGTGGCAGTCGATCGGATTCGTTCTACTCGACTACTGATACCGCCAAATACATAATTTTTGCTCACTTACCATTTCACCACACCTTGATGTCGCTCAGCACCTAGTCAAGCTTGCGGCGGTTGGTGAGGAATGTCGCACGCAGCTGGCGGTAGTCAGGCGGCTGGTTCAGTCCTGACGACGGCGGTCGGCAAAAGGTCACGCACAGCAGCGGAACGGAGGCATCTAAGGGAAATCGACCGCTTAGATTTTTGGGATGGTTCGAATTCCTATAGTGCGATTATCTTCAACACAACGGTAGCCAAATGGCGCGTCGAACGCCACATCGAGGGCACCGTGCACTGCTGCTAAGTTATTATTTCGGCCGACATGGAATTCCAGGATCAGAATTCCACACTTTGAACGAACATTAGAATTCAGTCGTTGTCATTAGTCTATTAATTATATAAACGACGCCAACAATTGAGGCGCAACGAAATGAAAATTCTAGGTCTATCAGGCAATGTCAAGCAACCATCCCGAACTGCCTCTGTTGTGGAGGCCGTCGTCGCAGCAGCGGCATCGAAGCTGGGCCTCGAACGGCGAACCATAGAGCTGGTCGACGCTGCTCCCGTTCTATTCAAGGCGCTTCGATCCGACCAGCTGGATGCCGCGGGGCGTTCAATTATCGACGCCGTCGAGGCGGCTGATGTCCTGGTTGTCGGGTCGCCGGTCTACCGGGCATCGTATGCCGGCGCTCTCAAACATCTTTTCGATCTTGTTGACTACCGCGCACTAGCCGGCAAGCGGGTCATTTTAGCTGCGACAGGCGGCACACCGCTGCACGGTTTGATGATTGAACATCAGTTGCGCCCACTGTTCGGCTTCTTCAACGCCCTGACGCTGCCGACTTCGATCTACGCGACTGAATGCGATTTCGTGGATTATGAGATCACCAGCCCTGCGGTTCGCGAGCGCATTGAGCGCGCCGTTTCAGAACTCGCGCAGGTGCTGCCGGTCTCAGATAACGCCGCTGCCGACCGCGCCCATGGAAACCGACCAGCGCTCGTCGCCGCGTCAGCTTAGCCATTTCTAGGGAGAGTACCATGTCCTACGCCAGCAGAGAGCCGGTCAAATTTGCGTACTGGGTGCCCAATGTTTCGGGCGGCCTCGTCATTTCCAACATCGAGCAACGGACCAGCTGGACGATCGAGTACAACAGAAAGCTGGCGCAGATCGCCGAGGCCAGCGGCTTCGATTACGCACTGAGCCAGGTTCGCTTCACCGCCGGTTACGGCGCCGAGTTTCAGCATGAATCGGTCTCCTTCAGCCATGCGCTGCTGGAATCGACGACGACACTGAAGGTGATCGCCGCCATTCTGCCGGGACCATGGAATCCGACACTGGCAGCCAAGCAGATTGCGACGATCAATCACCTCACCAATGGTCGTGTCGCCGTCAACATCGTCAGTGGCTGGTTCCGCGGCGAGTTCCACGCGATCGGAGAACACTGGCTGGATCATGACGAGCGTTACCGCCGCTCGGAGGAATTCATCCGCGCGCTGCGGGGCATCTGGACCGAAGACAATTTCACCTTCCACGGCGATTTCTATCGCTTCAACAATTATTCGCTGAAGCCAAAGCCGACCGATCCACAGCCGGAAATCTTCCAGGGCGGCTCCTCGCGCGCGGCGCGCGACATGGCGTCGCGTGTTTCCGACTGGTATTTTACCAACGGCAACACGCCAGAGGAAATCAGAAAGCAGGTCGCCGATATTCAGGGTAAGGCAAAGGCCAGCGGCCACTCGGTGCGCGTCGGGGTCAATGCCTTCGCAATCGTGCGCGAGACCGAAGAGGAGGCCCGCGCCGTTCTGGCCGAGATCATTGAAAAGGCCAATCCCGAGGCCGTCAACGCCTTCGGCCATGAGGTGAAGAATGCCGGAAAATCCTCGCCGGAAGGTGAGGGAAACTGGGCGAAATCCTCTTTCGAGGATCTTGTTCAGTATAATGATGGCTTCCGTTCCAATCTCATCGGCACACCTCGTCAGGTCGCGGAGCGGGTTATCAATCTGAAGCGCGCTGGCGCCGACCTCATCCTTCTCGGTTTCCTGCATTTCCAGGAAGAGGTCGAGTATTTCGGCAAGCACGTCATCCCGTTGATCCGCGAGTTGGAAGAAGCCGAAACGGCGACTGCAGTCGCCGCAGAGTAATCGCAATACGTTGTCGGCCGACTGGAAAGCTGGCGGCCTGAAACAATGACAGGCCAAGAACCCGGTGGTTCGTGGAGGGATAGCGTGCGCCTATGAGTCCGTGGGCTCGTGGCGCGCCGCGAAAGCAGGGGCGTGCACACTATGACATTTGCCTTCGGAGGCTTGGGAGCGGCGCCGTTTCCGCCGGACGTTCAGGAGCACTTGGCCGGCTTGGACAGAGGAACAGGCGGCGCCTGGACCTCGCCCATTGAAGCCGGCGCAAAGGACGGCATCGTTCTGAAGCTGGCCGGCATTGATCTGTCCTTCGGTGGCGTCGTCGCCCTGAAGGATATCGATCTGTCCGTACGGCGCGGCGAAATCCTCGCCATTATCGGGCCCAACGGTGCTGGCAAGAGCTCGATCATAAATGTGATCAGCGGCGTATACCGACCCGATCGCGGTTTTGTGTGGCTCTCCGGGCGCCGCCATGCACAGGTCCCGACGCAGAAACTTGCCCGTCTCGGCATTGCTCGCACGTTCCAAAACCTGGCGTTGTTCAGGGGTTTGAGCGTTCTCGACAATGTCGTGGTTGGACGAGCGCACAAGACGCGGTCTAGCTTCGTCGAACAGATCGTCGGCCTCGGTCGAGCCCGCACGGAACAGAGGGATGCCCGCAGTCGGGCTTTCGAGGTGCTTGAGTTCCTCCACCTTTCGCATGTTGGCGATCGTCTGGTCGGTACACTGCCTTATGGTCTGCAAAAACGGGTGGAATTGGCGCGCGCTCTGGTGGCCGAGCCCGATATCCTGCTGCTCGACGAGCCGATGGCCGGCATGACGGCGACCGAAAAGAACGAGATGGCCGATTTCGTGCGCGCTGCACGCGATCGTTTCGGTACGACAGTCGTGCTGATCGAACACGATATCGGGATCGTCATGGACCTCTCCCATCGGGTCGCCGTGCTCGACTACGGTCGCAAGATCGCCGATGGAACGCCCGCCGAGGTCCAGCGCGACCAGCGCGTGATCGATGCCTATCTCGGTGTCGCCCCTGAGAACGAAAACGGGGAGGGCATCTGATGTCCGATTTCGACTGGCTGTTCTTCACCGAGGTCCTCGTCGGTGGCCTTCTCTCCGGCATCATGTATTCGCTGGTCGCGATCGGTTTCGTGTTGATCTACAAGACATCCGGCGTCCTCAATTTTGCGCAAGGGGCAATGCTCCTGTTTGCGGCGCTGACCTTCGTCAGCCTGACGGAACGCGGCATTTCCTTCCCGCTAGCATTCGCGATCACCTTCGCGATCATGGTCGTTATCGGAATTGCCGTCGAGCGCACGGTGTTGCGGCCGCTGACCAACAAACCGCCGATCACGCTCTTCATGGCAACCCTCGGCCTCTCCTATGTCATCGAGGGCGCTGCCCAACTGATCTGGGGTACGCAGGTGCACGGCCTTGACCTCGGTATCGAGGACGTGCCGTTCGATGTCGGTGGTGTCTACATCAGTCAGTTCGACATTTTCGCAGCGATCGTTGCCGCCTCGATGGTCCTGCTGCTCTCTGTCTTCTTCCGTTACACCCGCATCGGGCTTGGTTTTCGCGCCGTCGCCGACGACCAGTTCGCCGCACTGGCCGTCGGGTTGAGGCTGCCATGGATCTGGGCGACGGTCTGGGCCGCTGCAGGCCTGGTGGCGCTGGTCGCCGGTCTGTTGTGGGGAGCCCGCGTCGGAGTGCAATTCTCCCTGTCGCTGATCGTTCTAAAGGCCTTGCCGGTTCTCGTCCTCGGCGGGTTCGATTCGATCCTAGGCGCGATCGTCGGCGGATTGTTGATG contains:
- a CDS encoding DUF3800 domain-containing protein → MPVTLNLYLDDSGTRHPTHKVGKKAAHGYDWFALGGILVRSDAEENARDLHAEFCAKWEITAPLHSSEIRSQNENFDLLRGWEKDKLRAFYEELYILMREAPVVGIACTVDRPGYCGRYLDQYKKNPWMLCKTAFTVVVERAAKCAIAQGMKLRVHPERCNKAEDANLEGYYKALKAEGMPFAKENSDKYGPLTPEQLNQTLYEFKTKQKTSPMAQLADLYLWPICMGGYHASNRPYQRLTDDGKLIDCHIKEDERPVLGSKYSCFENVERKA
- the msuE gene encoding FMN reductase gives rise to the protein MKILGLSGNVKQPSRTASVVEAVVAAAASKLGLERRTIELVDAAPVLFKALRSDQLDAAGRSIIDAVEAADVLVVGSPVYRASYAGALKHLFDLVDYRALAGKRVILAATGGTPLHGLMIEHQLRPLFGFFNALTLPTSIYATECDFVDYEITSPAVRERIERAVSELAQVLPVSDNAAADRAHGNRPALVAASA
- the sfnG gene encoding dimethylsulfone monooxygenase SfnG: MSYASREPVKFAYWVPNVSGGLVISNIEQRTSWTIEYNRKLAQIAEASGFDYALSQVRFTAGYGAEFQHESVSFSHALLESTTTLKVIAAILPGPWNPTLAAKQIATINHLTNGRVAVNIVSGWFRGEFHAIGEHWLDHDERYRRSEEFIRALRGIWTEDNFTFHGDFYRFNNYSLKPKPTDPQPEIFQGGSSRAARDMASRVSDWYFTNGNTPEEIRKQVADIQGKAKASGHSVRVGVNAFAIVRETEEEARAVLAEIIEKANPEAVNAFGHEVKNAGKSSPEGEGNWAKSSFEDLVQYNDGFRSNLIGTPRQVAERVINLKRAGADLILLGFLHFQEEVEYFGKHVIPLIRELEEAETATAVAAE
- a CDS encoding ABC transporter ATP-binding protein, whose product is MGAAPFPPDVQEHLAGLDRGTGGAWTSPIEAGAKDGIVLKLAGIDLSFGGVVALKDIDLSVRRGEILAIIGPNGAGKSSIINVISGVYRPDRGFVWLSGRRHAQVPTQKLARLGIARTFQNLALFRGLSVLDNVVVGRAHKTRSSFVEQIVGLGRARTEQRDARSRAFEVLEFLHLSHVGDRLVGTLPYGLQKRVELARALVAEPDILLLDEPMAGMTATEKNEMADFVRAARDRFGTTVVLIEHDIGIVMDLSHRVAVLDYGRKIADGTPAEVQRDQRVIDAYLGVAPENENGEGI